One Telluria mixta DNA window includes the following coding sequences:
- a CDS encoding SWIM zinc finger family protein gives MRFQYRYYGATSVDNGASSTTMRFAPDTLRPPTYFVADVNRRVPFREAMSALHDVVTADQRYQAPDKTAYKAWLAANEARLLAEFQARSSDLRARQAPIVEELATIRARKDKVLQPFHKAQSRFFSYLFLTNRDMWIVLDPVITVHPDRVFFECFSRDESSYASLSCDHEMFDHVGEFACGTTNIDYSAALYDEFQKIRDYKTTRLAIDPAGFQVTTADDPAFIEEKIDVPDTWVRGFLQVSSAMNLPARRLDLHPMDVYNFCHVLRRRRERAGPRSIRFILTPGEPVRAVFEPWNVEVVCRRSVYQGGTAEEIRIWGRRRLLLLERLLPLAQGFTVHLMGNGMPSFWIADLPGMRFTLGLSGWVANDWSRAGRFDLLAPRGDVDDDTKERVYAALARRWFATADALAMDTGLERAAVERALTLYTQAGRVIYDLAHGVYRLRELARDPLPLDTLRFSSTAEQDAAAIVALHALDEGPVETLPDGAVRLSGTARSGDRRYRTMLVLDADQRIADGACECNQFTQHRLRHGPCPHMLALRLVHARREAIA, from the coding sequence ATGAGATTCCAGTACCGCTACTACGGCGCGACGAGCGTCGACAACGGCGCCTCGTCCACCACGATGCGCTTCGCGCCGGACACCTTGCGGCCGCCGACGTACTTCGTCGCCGACGTCAACCGGCGCGTGCCGTTCCGCGAGGCGATGTCGGCCCTGCACGACGTCGTCACCGCCGACCAGCGTTACCAGGCGCCCGACAAGACAGCCTATAAAGCGTGGCTGGCCGCGAACGAGGCGCGGCTGCTGGCCGAATTCCAGGCCCGGTCAAGCGACCTGCGCGCGCGCCAGGCGCCGATCGTGGAAGAACTCGCGACGATCCGCGCGCGCAAGGACAAGGTGCTGCAACCGTTCCACAAGGCGCAGTCGCGGTTCTTCAGCTACCTGTTCCTGACCAACCGCGACATGTGGATCGTGCTCGACCCGGTGATCACGGTGCATCCGGACCGCGTGTTCTTCGAATGCTTCAGCCGTGACGAATCGAGTTACGCGTCGCTCAGCTGCGACCACGAGATGTTCGATCACGTCGGCGAATTCGCATGCGGCACCACCAACATCGATTACTCGGCCGCGCTGTACGACGAATTCCAGAAGATCCGCGACTACAAGACGACGCGGCTCGCGATCGATCCCGCCGGCTTCCAGGTGACGACGGCGGACGATCCCGCCTTCATCGAGGAAAAGATCGACGTGCCCGATACCTGGGTGCGCGGCTTCCTGCAGGTGAGCAGCGCGATGAACCTGCCGGCGCGCCGGCTCGACCTGCACCCGATGGACGTGTACAACTTCTGCCACGTGCTGCGGCGCCGGCGCGAGCGTGCCGGTCCGCGTTCGATCCGCTTCATCCTCACGCCGGGCGAACCGGTGCGCGCCGTGTTCGAACCGTGGAACGTGGAAGTCGTGTGCCGCCGCTCGGTCTACCAGGGCGGCACTGCCGAGGAAATCCGCATCTGGGGCCGGCGCCGCCTGCTGCTGCTCGAACGCCTGCTCCCGCTGGCGCAGGGTTTTACCGTGCACCTGATGGGCAACGGCATGCCCAGCTTCTGGATCGCCGACCTGCCCGGCATGCGCTTCACGCTCGGCCTGTCCGGCTGGGTCGCGAACGACTGGTCACGCGCGGGCCGCTTCGACCTGCTCGCGCCGCGCGGCGACGTCGACGACGATACGAAGGAACGCGTCTACGCGGCCCTCGCGCGGCGCTGGTTCGCCACGGCGGACGCGCTGGCCATGGACACGGGCCTGGAACGCGCGGCCGTCGAACGCGCGCTGACGCTGTACACGCAGGCCGGCCGCGTGATCTACGACCTGGCGCACGGCGTGTATCGCCTGCGCGAGCTGGCGCGCGATCCGCTGCCGCTCGACACGCTGCGCTTTTCCAGCACGGCCGAACAGGACGCGGCCGCCATCGTCGCGCTGCATGCGCTGGACGAGGGGCCGGTCGAAACACTGCCCGACGGTGCGGTGCGCCTGTCCGGCACAGCCCGGAGCGGCGACAGGCGCTACCGGACGATGCTCGTACTCGACGCCGACCAGCGCATCGCGGACGGCGCGTGCGAGTGCAACCAGTTCACGCAGCACCGGCTGCGCCACGGACCCTGCCCGCACATGCTCGCGTTGCGCCTCGTGCATGCACGCCGCGAGGCCATCGCATGA
- a CDS encoding LysR family transcriptional regulator — protein sequence MTLDQLRIFVAVAERQHLTRAADVLALTPSAVSASLRALEERYGTPLFDRVGRRIEVNAAGRIFLDEARATLARAAGAERVLVELAGLARGVLALHASQTIASYWLPPLLVRFRETHPQIDVRLDVGNTQSVADAVREGLADLGLVEGGVDDAALVAERIGQDRMAIVVAPGHPWARKRRLTVADLQAARWIMREPGSGTRSALEEMLVAQGADLAALQIALTLPSNEAVRAAVMSAGFVAGLSELVAAPYIAAGLLAKVRVDFPPRDFFLLRHRERYRSRAAQAFEALVRTA from the coding sequence ATGACCCTCGACCAGCTCCGCATCTTCGTCGCCGTCGCCGAACGCCAGCACCTGACGCGGGCGGCAGACGTGCTCGCATTGACGCCCTCCGCCGTCAGCGCGTCGCTGCGCGCGCTGGAAGAACGTTACGGCACGCCGTTGTTCGACCGCGTCGGGCGCCGCATCGAAGTCAATGCGGCGGGGAGAATCTTCCTCGACGAGGCGCGCGCCACGCTGGCCCGCGCGGCCGGCGCCGAGCGCGTGCTGGTCGAACTGGCGGGGCTGGCGCGCGGTGTTCTCGCGCTGCACGCCAGCCAGACGATCGCCAGCTACTGGCTGCCGCCGCTGCTCGTGCGCTTTCGCGAGACGCATCCGCAGATCGACGTGCGGCTGGACGTCGGCAATACACAGTCCGTGGCGGACGCCGTGCGCGAGGGCCTGGCCGATCTCGGGCTCGTGGAGGGCGGCGTCGACGATGCGGCGCTGGTCGCCGAGCGCATCGGGCAGGACCGCATGGCGATCGTCGTCGCGCCCGGCCATCCGTGGGCGCGCAAGCGCAGGCTCACGGTCGCAGATTTGCAGGCGGCGCGCTGGATCATGCGCGAGCCCGGTTCGGGCACGCGGTCCGCGCTGGAAGAGATGCTGGTGGCGCAAGGCGCCGACCTGGCCGCGCTGCAGATCGCGCTGACGCTGCCGTCCAACGAAGCCGTGCGCGCGGCCGTGATGAGCGCGGGCTTCGTGGCCGGGTTGTCGGAACTGGTCGCGGCGCCGTATATCGCGGCGGGCCTGCTGGCCAAGGTGCGCGTGGACTTCCCGCCGCGCGATTTCTTCCTGCTGCGCCACCGCGAACGCTATCGCAGCCGCGCGGCGCAGGCGTTCGAAGCGCTGGTGCGCACTGCCTGA
- a CDS encoding YeiH family protein, with protein sequence MNDKILTLVPGIALSAAVTGAAILLERGETALFGRAWLESLVLAILLGSLVRTVATVPARCEAGVRFSARVVLELAVMLLGASVSAGAIVAHGLPLLAGIALSVVLAIAFSYTVGRLLGLPHEMAVLVACGNSICGNSAIAAVAPVIDAQGKDVASSIAFTAVLGVVVVLVLPLLDRVLGLTPLQYGIFAGMTVYAVPQVLAAAAPVSQASLQIGTLVKLARVLMLGPVVLGLSLFRRDGARRASLPLAQLVPWFIVGFLALMLLRSVGALPPVVLEPAHAASGWLTSMSMAALGLGVDARAVLRAGGKVTATVVVSLVGLGAISWGLIALLGIR encoded by the coding sequence ATGAACGACAAGATCCTGACGCTGGTCCCCGGCATTGCGCTGAGTGCCGCCGTCACCGGCGCCGCCATCCTGCTGGAGCGCGGCGAGACCGCCCTGTTCGGCCGCGCATGGCTCGAAAGCCTCGTCCTGGCCATCCTGCTGGGGAGCCTGGTCCGCACCGTCGCGACCGTCCCCGCAAGGTGCGAGGCCGGCGTGCGCTTTTCCGCCAGGGTCGTCCTCGAACTGGCCGTGATGCTGCTCGGCGCATCCGTCAGCGCAGGCGCGATCGTCGCGCACGGGCTGCCGCTGCTGGCCGGGATCGCGCTGTCGGTCGTGCTGGCGATCGCGTTCAGCTACACCGTCGGCCGGCTACTGGGGCTGCCGCACGAAATGGCCGTGCTGGTCGCATGCGGGAATTCGATCTGCGGGAACTCGGCGATCGCCGCCGTCGCGCCGGTCATCGATGCCCAGGGCAAGGACGTGGCGTCGTCGATCGCGTTCACGGCCGTGCTGGGTGTCGTCGTCGTGCTCGTGCTGCCGCTGCTCGACCGCGTCCTCGGCCTGACGCCCCTCCAGTACGGCATCTTCGCGGGCATGACCGTGTACGCCGTGCCGCAGGTGCTGGCCGCGGCGGCGCCCGTGTCGCAGGCGAGCCTGCAGATCGGGACGCTGGTAAAACTGGCGCGGGTACTGATGCTGGGGCCCGTCGTGCTCGGACTGTCGCTGTTCCGGCGCGACGGTGCGCGCCGCGCCTCGCTGCCGCTCGCGCAACTCGTCCCGTGGTTCATCGTCGGTTTCCTCGCGCTGATGCTGCTGCGCTCCGTCGGTGCGCTGCCGCCCGTCGTGCTCGAACCGGCGCACGCGGCGTCCGGATGGCTGACCAGCATGTCGATGGCGGCCCTCGGCCTCGGCGTCGACGCCCGCGCCGTACTGCGCGCGGGCGGCAAGGTGACGGCGACCGTCGTCGTGTCGCTGGTCGGGCTGGGCGCGATCAGTTGGGGGCTGATTGCGCTGCTGGGGATCCGCTGA
- a CDS encoding VOC family protein encodes MRQAIVHIALVVRDYDEAIDFYVNKLGFDLLDDTYQPTQDKRWVVVAPPGGTGTTLLLAKASKPEQVPFVGNQAGGRVFLFLNTDDFWRDYERLRGHGVHFVREPKEEDYGTVAVFADLYGNLWDLLQLRPDHPIAARLHVYHESNDV; translated from the coding sequence ATGCGGCAAGCCATCGTCCACATCGCCCTCGTCGTGCGCGACTACGACGAAGCGATCGATTTCTACGTCAACAAGCTCGGTTTCGACCTGCTGGACGATACGTACCAGCCGACGCAGGACAAGCGCTGGGTCGTGGTGGCGCCGCCGGGCGGTACGGGCACCACACTGCTGCTGGCCAAGGCATCGAAGCCGGAACAGGTGCCGTTCGTCGGCAACCAGGCCGGCGGCCGCGTGTTCCTGTTCCTGAACACGGACGATTTCTGGCGCGACTACGAACGCCTGCGCGGACATGGGGTGCACTTCGTGCGCGAGCCGAAGGAAGAAGACTACGGCACGGTGGCCGTGTTCGCAGATTTGTACGGCAATCTGTGGGACCTGCTGCAACTGCGGCCGGACCACCCGATCGCGGCACGTCTGCACGTTTACCACGAGAGCAACGATGTATAG
- a CDS encoding aldehyde dehydrogenase family protein, giving the protein MKTIATIYIDGAFVTPHGREPLVLLDPATERETTTVILADEVDAQRAIAAAKAALPAVARTTREERMDWLQRLHDAVAAAEQDIVDVMVAEYGGTTAMATGTARRAAASFAIARRLLGEYAFEREVGGARVTMVPHGVVGMITPWNANIGFIASKLAMAIAAGSTAVIKPSELSAAQTEVITRVMHGAGLPPGVFNIVTGRGDVVGAEITRHPDIAKISFTGSTSVGKAIARGAVDTMKRVTLELGGKSPTVLLDDADFAKAMPLAALAAVMNSGQACIAGTRLLVPASRVAEAHALAVRAFEDLVVGPTRDPRVNVGPMVTRKQYERVQDYIRKGIDEGATLLTGGPGRPDGLERGYFVRPTVFGDVRNDMTIARDEIFGPVLSIIPYRDDDDAIAIANDTPYGLHAYVFGADLARANRVAAGIQAGRVFVNGLYDAPEAPFGGFKQSGLGREFGVFGLETYLEPKAIMGHDKGL; this is encoded by the coding sequence ATGAAAACCATAGCCACCATCTACATCGACGGCGCGTTCGTCACCCCGCACGGGCGCGAGCCGCTCGTCCTGCTCGATCCGGCCACCGAGCGCGAAACGACCACCGTGATCCTGGCCGACGAAGTCGATGCGCAGCGCGCGATCGCCGCGGCGAAGGCGGCGCTGCCGGCCGTGGCGCGCACGACGCGGGAAGAGCGCATGGACTGGCTGCAGCGGCTGCATGACGCCGTCGCCGCCGCCGAACAGGACATCGTCGACGTCATGGTCGCGGAATACGGCGGCACGACGGCGATGGCGACGGGGACCGCGCGCCGCGCCGCCGCGTCGTTCGCGATCGCGCGCCGGCTGCTGGGGGAGTACGCGTTCGAGCGCGAGGTCGGCGGCGCGCGCGTGACGATGGTGCCGCATGGCGTCGTCGGCATGATCACGCCGTGGAATGCGAACATCGGCTTCATCGCGAGCAAGCTGGCGATGGCGATCGCCGCCGGCAGCACGGCCGTCATCAAGCCCAGCGAACTGAGTGCCGCGCAGACGGAGGTCATCACCCGCGTGATGCATGGCGCGGGACTGCCGCCGGGCGTCTTCAATATCGTCACGGGCCGCGGCGACGTGGTCGGGGCGGAGATCACGCGGCATCCCGACATCGCCAAGATCTCGTTCACGGGGTCGACTAGCGTCGGCAAGGCGATCGCGCGCGGCGCCGTCGACACGATGAAGCGGGTGACCTTGGAACTGGGCGGCAAATCGCCAACCGTCCTGCTCGACGATGCCGACTTCGCCAAGGCGATGCCGCTGGCGGCGCTGGCGGCGGTGATGAACAGCGGCCAGGCGTGCATCGCCGGTACGCGATTGCTGGTGCCGGCGAGCCGCGTCGCCGAGGCGCATGCACTGGCGGTGCGCGCGTTCGAGGACCTGGTTGTCGGCCCGACGCGCGACCCGCGCGTCAACGTGGGGCCGATGGTCACGCGCAAGCAGTACGAGCGGGTGCAGGACTATATCCGCAAGGGGATCGACGAGGGCGCGACCCTGCTGACGGGCGGGCCGGGGCGCCCGGACGGACTGGAACGGGGCTATTTCGTACGGCCGACCGTGTTCGGCGACGTCCGCAACGACATGACGATCGCGCGCGACGAGATCTTCGGGCCCGTCCTGTCCATCATCCCGTATCGCGACGACGACGATGCCATCGCCATCGCCAACGACACGCCATATGGTTTGCATGCGTACGTATTCGGCGCGGACCTGGCGCGTGCGAACCGCGTGGCGGCCGGCATTCAGGCAGGGCGCGTGTTCGTGAACGGATTGTATGATGCACCGGAGGCCCCGTTCGGCGGCTTCAAGCAATCCGGCCTGGGACGCGAGTTCGGTGTCTTCGGCCTGGAGACCTATCTCGAACCGAAAGCCATCATGGGCCATGACAAAGGACTTTGA
- a CDS encoding reverse transcriptase family protein — MSANPTSASTREALYARIRASSRTEVTLEEMKRLGFWPDDDTSLAEAEQLIKRETELQQALSDLGRELREVEDPALALKRMRKERMARAKARREETRQRRARERHERALAWHARRAKELLYLGAGVSAGLNEARSDADQLARLSLPPMHDAQDLANAMGLSLEELRFLAFERRVSRISHYRRFAMPKKAGGERIISAPMPRLKRAQYWVLDNVLVRAPVHPAAHGFLAGRSIVSNAAPHVGQAVVINVDLKDFFPSIALPRVRGVFRQLGYGKQVATTLALLCTESATEEVQVDGETFHVAHGPRVLPQGAPTSPALTNILCRRLDARLQGAAARLGFRYTRYADDLTFSGDESVRKLAAKLLWRVRQIVIDEGFTPHPDKQHVMRSHARQSVTGIVVNEKPAVDRDTLRRFRAVLFQVEKDGPAGKQWNGNDNVLAALEGYAHFIRMVDADKGTPLLARVRAARAKWSGDVVAPEAVPRRAGGQFRTLAAQGKAPWPDFWQAGTPPAPMLEKTQEQVETERKLARQEAEPRKPVPSPAPANDLIARRGERTARRNPLLIGGGRMTWYAVALQGVVALLLSRKLDSNVPILAMLALYWLSVRYRRMLWVPFIVAMVLIWAVLAPR; from the coding sequence ATGAGTGCCAATCCCACGTCCGCCTCCACGCGCGAGGCCTTGTATGCGCGCATTCGCGCGTCGTCGCGTACCGAAGTCACGCTCGAGGAGATGAAGCGGCTCGGCTTCTGGCCCGACGACGACACCTCGCTGGCCGAAGCCGAGCAGCTGATCAAGCGCGAGACCGAACTACAGCAGGCCTTGAGTGATCTCGGACGCGAACTGCGCGAGGTCGAGGATCCGGCACTGGCCCTCAAGCGCATGCGCAAGGAACGCATGGCCCGCGCGAAGGCCCGGCGCGAGGAGACGCGTCAGCGCCGCGCGCGCGAACGCCACGAACGGGCGCTGGCGTGGCATGCGCGCCGCGCCAAAGAGCTTTTATATTTGGGCGCCGGCGTATCGGCCGGCCTGAACGAGGCGCGCAGCGACGCCGACCAGCTGGCGCGCCTGTCGCTGCCGCCCATGCACGACGCGCAGGACCTGGCGAACGCCATGGGCCTGTCGCTGGAAGAGCTGCGCTTTCTCGCGTTCGAACGGCGCGTGTCGCGCATCAGCCACTACCGCCGCTTCGCCATGCCGAAGAAGGCGGGCGGCGAGCGCATCATCTCGGCCCCGATGCCGCGCCTGAAGCGGGCGCAGTACTGGGTGCTCGACAACGTTCTTGTGCGCGCGCCCGTACATCCGGCCGCGCACGGCTTCCTGGCCGGCCGCTCCATCGTCAGCAACGCCGCGCCGCACGTCGGCCAGGCGGTTGTCATCAACGTCGACTTGAAGGACTTCTTCCCGTCGATCGCGCTGCCGCGCGTGCGCGGCGTGTTCCGCCAGCTCGGCTACGGCAAGCAGGTCGCGACGACGCTGGCGCTGCTGTGCACCGAATCCGCGACCGAGGAAGTGCAGGTCGACGGCGAGACGTTCCACGTCGCGCACGGCCCGCGCGTCCTGCCGCAGGGTGCGCCGACGAGTCCTGCGCTGACCAACATCCTGTGCCGCCGTCTGGACGCGCGGCTGCAGGGCGCAGCGGCACGGCTCGGTTTCCGGTACACGCGCTATGCCGACGACCTGACGTTTTCAGGCGACGAATCGGTGCGCAAGTTGGCGGCCAAGCTGCTGTGGCGCGTGCGTCAGATCGTCATCGACGAGGGCTTCACACCGCATCCGGACAAGCAGCACGTGATGCGCAGCCATGCGCGCCAGAGCGTGACAGGCATCGTCGTCAACGAGAAGCCCGCCGTGGACCGCGACACGCTGCGCCGTTTCCGCGCGGTGCTGTTCCAGGTCGAGAAGGATGGACCGGCCGGCAAGCAGTGGAACGGCAACGACAACGTGCTGGCGGCGCTGGAAGGCTATGCGCACTTCATCCGCATGGTCGATGCCGATAAGGGCACACCGCTGCTGGCGCGCGTGCGTGCGGCGCGCGCGAAGTGGAGCGGTGACGTAGTCGCGCCGGAGGCGGTCCCGCGGCGCGCCGGTGGGCAGTTCCGTACGCTGGCGGCGCAAGGCAAGGCGCCGTGGCCGGACTTCTGGCAGGCCGGCACACCGCCGGCACCCATGCTGGAAAAGACGCAGGAGCAGGTCGAGACGGAACGCAAGCTCGCCAGGCAGGAGGCGGAGCCGCGCAAGCCGGTGCCCTCGCCCGCGCCGGCCAACGATCTGATCGCGAGGCGTGGCGAACGCACGGCGCGCCGCAATCCCCTGCTCATCGGTGGCGGGCGCATGACGTGGTATGCGGTCGCCCTGCAGGGCGTCGTCGCGCTGCTCCTGAGCCGTAAGCTCGACAGCAATGTGCCGATTCTCGCCATGCTCGCGTTGTACTGGCTGTCGGTACGGTATCGCCGGATGCTGTGGGTACCGTTTATCGTCGCGATGGTGCTGATCTGGGCGGTGCTGGCGCCGCGCTGA
- a CDS encoding glycosyl hydrolase 115 family protein, translating into MQRSTSKDSWRAVRALLGLVTAVAGLLIAGQVHAIGTARFVDTEGKSGVALVQAGRAAPIVVGTDEYPGVLRAARDLQRDIGSVTGKTPQWQVDRPSASGDVIIVGTLGHHALIDRLAQQGKIDTRALAGQWEGFVIQAVADPMPGVQRALVIAGSDKRGTIYGIYTLSEQIGVSPWYWWADVPIVHHRSLSVALGTHIMEKPTVQYRGLFLNDEAPVLTNWAKERFGGFNHKFYEKLFELMLRMRANYLWPAMWYSSFYDDDKDNGKLADMMGIVMGTSHHEPMMRAQQEWKRYGKGPWDYHRNGDVLRDFWAQGLRNTRDYEKVITMAMRGDGDEPMSEDANVDLLQQIVRDQRSIIKKELGQEPEKVPQLWALYKEVQDYYEKGMRVPDDMLLLWCDDNWGNIRRLPTAEERKRGGGAGVYYHFDYVGGPRSYKWLNVTQIAKVWEQMNLANEYGANRLWVVNVGDLKPMEVPTEFFMAYAWNPQAWPAERLPEYLRAWATREFGAAHAETIASIVDKYTRYNARRRPEQLEPETYSLTNYDEAARVVADYNALADEAVRVGRTLPANMRDAYFQLVEYPVRASANALDMYVSTGLNRLYARQGRVTTNDMAARVRQLFQRDADLANQYQREISGGKWNHMMSQTRFGYTNWDQPYRDVMPAVSELRVPAPGQLAAPNGIHPSDQMGVAVQGDAIAWPVFPIRQLVLPPLDVFEKQPRYLELFNRSAQPFDYAITTSHPWIRLSHKAGRVSKEQRIVVDVDWSAVPAGTTMASLTISGPAKAQVEVKVPVRRPADLAPDTARGHVETQGVVAIEAEHYTRALAPSGRQWLRIPGYGRTLSGMSTLPVAANALKVADGMRLEYEVNLFTSGELKVQAVLGPTLKFQPGEGFRYAVSIDDEAPQVVNVHADGSERHWSKIVSDGVAQFVTTHRVARPGRHTVKFWALDPGLVLQRLVVDAGGLRPSYLGPQESPYYPVSGSPAAQSAPN; encoded by the coding sequence ATGCAGCGAAGTACCAGTAAGGATTCATGGCGCGCGGTCCGCGCATTGCTAGGCCTCGTGACGGCAGTGGCGGGATTGCTGATCGCGGGGCAGGTCCACGCGATCGGCACGGCGCGGTTCGTCGATACCGAAGGGAAGAGCGGCGTGGCGCTGGTCCAGGCCGGACGTGCGGCGCCCATCGTCGTCGGCACGGACGAATATCCCGGCGTGCTGCGCGCGGCGCGCGACCTGCAGCGCGATATCGGCAGCGTGACGGGCAAGACGCCGCAATGGCAGGTCGACCGTCCGTCAGCGTCGGGCGACGTGATCATCGTCGGCACGCTCGGGCACCACGCCCTGATCGACCGTCTCGCACAACAGGGCAAGATCGACACGCGCGCGCTGGCCGGCCAGTGGGAAGGCTTCGTCATCCAGGCGGTCGCCGACCCGATGCCCGGCGTGCAGCGGGCGCTGGTCATCGCCGGCAGCGACAAGCGCGGCACGATCTACGGGATCTATACGCTGTCGGAACAGATCGGGGTCTCGCCCTGGTATTGGTGGGCCGACGTGCCGATCGTGCATCACCGCTCGCTCAGCGTGGCGCTCGGCACGCACATCATGGAAAAGCCGACTGTCCAGTACCGCGGCCTGTTCCTCAACGACGAGGCGCCCGTGCTGACCAATTGGGCGAAGGAGCGCTTCGGCGGCTTCAATCACAAGTTCTACGAAAAGCTGTTCGAGCTGATGCTTCGCATGCGTGCCAATTACCTGTGGCCGGCCATGTGGTACTCGTCGTTCTATGACGACGACAAGGACAACGGCAAGCTCGCCGACATGATGGGCATCGTGATGGGCACGTCCCATCACGAACCGATGATGCGGGCGCAGCAGGAGTGGAAGCGCTACGGCAAGGGGCCGTGGGATTACCACCGCAACGGCGACGTGCTGCGCGACTTCTGGGCGCAGGGCCTGCGCAATACGCGCGATTACGAAAAGGTGATCACGATGGCGATGCGCGGCGACGGCGACGAGCCGATGTCGGAAGACGCCAACGTCGACCTGCTGCAGCAGATCGTCCGCGACCAGCGCTCGATCATCAAGAAGGAGCTCGGCCAGGAACCGGAGAAGGTGCCGCAGTTGTGGGCCCTGTACAAGGAAGTGCAGGACTATTACGAGAAGGGCATGCGCGTCCCGGACGACATGCTGCTGCTCTGGTGCGACGACAACTGGGGCAATATCCGTCGCCTGCCCACCGCCGAAGAACGCAAGCGCGGCGGCGGTGCCGGCGTCTACTACCACTTCGATTACGTCGGCGGTCCCCGCTCGTACAAATGGCTGAACGTGACCCAGATCGCCAAGGTGTGGGAGCAGATGAACCTCGCGAACGAATACGGCGCGAACCGGCTGTGGGTCGTCAACGTGGGCGACCTGAAGCCGATGGAAGTGCCCACCGAATTCTTCATGGCGTATGCGTGGAACCCGCAAGCGTGGCCGGCGGAGCGGCTGCCCGAGTACCTGCGCGCCTGGGCCACCCGCGAATTCGGCGCGGCGCATGCGGAGACCATCGCGTCCATCGTCGATAAATACACGCGCTACAACGCGCGGCGCCGTCCGGAACAGCTGGAGCCCGAGACCTACAGCCTCACCAACTACGATGAGGCAGCGCGCGTCGTCGCGGACTACAACGCGCTTGCCGACGAAGCGGTGCGCGTCGGCCGCACGCTGCCAGCGAACATGCGCGACGCCTACTTCCAGCTCGTGGAATATCCCGTCCGCGCGTCCGCCAATGCCCTTGATATGTACGTGTCGACCGGCCTCAATCGCCTGTATGCGCGCCAGGGCCGCGTGACGACGAACGACATGGCGGCGCGCGTGCGCCAGCTGTTCCAGCGCGACGCCGATCTCGCCAATCAATACCAGCGCGAGATCAGCGGCGGCAAATGGAATCACATGATGTCGCAGACGCGCTTCGGCTACACCAACTGGGACCAGCCTTACCGCGACGTGATGCCGGCCGTGTCGGAACTGCGCGTTCCTGCGCCCGGCCAGCTGGCGGCGCCGAACGGCATTCACCCGTCCGACCAGATGGGCGTGGCGGTGCAGGGCGACGCCATCGCCTGGCCTGTCTTCCCGATCCGCCAGCTCGTATTGCCGCCGCTGGACGTGTTCGAAAAACAGCCGCGTTATCTGGAACTGTTCAACCGCAGCGCCCAGCCGTTCGACTACGCCATCACGACGAGCCATCCGTGGATCCGCCTGAGTCACAAGGCCGGCCGCGTGAGCAAGGAGCAGCGCATCGTCGTCGATGTGGACTGGAGCGCCGTCCCCGCAGGTACCACGATGGCATCGTTGACCATCAGCGGTCCGGCCAAGGCGCAGGTCGAGGTCAAGGTGCCCGTGCGCCGGCCGGCCGACCTGGCGCCCGACACGGCGCGGGGCCACGTGGAAACGCAGGGCGTCGTGGCGATCGAGGCGGAGCATTACACCCGCGCGCTGGCGCCATCCGGCCGGCAGTGGCTCAGGATTCCCGGCTATGGCCGCACGCTGTCCGGCATGAGCACCTTGCCCGTCGCGGCGAACGCGTTGAAGGTCGCGGATGGGATGCGGCTCGAGTACGAGGTGAATCTCTTTACGTCCGGCGAGCTGAAGGTGCAGGCCGTCCTCGGGCCGACGCTCAAGTTCCAGCCGGGCGAGGGCTTCCGCTACGCGGTCTCGATCGATGACGAGGCGCCGCAGGTGGTCAACGTCCATGCGGATGGCTCCGAACGGCACTGGAGCAAGATTGTCTCGGACGGCGTCGCGCAATTCGTCACCACCCATCGTGTGGCACGCCCGGGCCGCCATACCGTGAAATTCTGGGCGCTTGACCCGGGTCTCGTGCTGCAGCGCCTCGTCGTCGATGCCGGCGGGCTGCGGCCCAGTTATCTCGGGCCGCAGGAAAGCCCGTACTATCCGGTCAGCGGATCCCCAGCAGCGCAATCAGCCCCCAACTGA